The DNA sequence GCCGCGAGCCAACAAGCTCTACCTGGAGATTCTGCAGATGGCGGCGCAAGAAGGCGAGGCGCGAGTCGATGAGGCGTTGAGGTATCTGCTGGAGGCCGGAGAGATTGGCGAAGGGAAGCTCAATGCGGCTGCGGTTCGTGCCGTGCTGAGCGAGCAAGCAGGAGTGCGGCCAGCCACTCACATCGCGGTGGACGATGTCGTCCTGGCCAGCTTCGATGAACTGCTCGACGGTGGCGCTGGTATGGGGGTGAAGCAGTGAGCAAACCCCGCGACATCAAGAAAGAACTGGCCGGGTATCTAGGCGAACTCTACCTGCCGGTGATGGGCCGATGCTACGAAGACAAGGCGCGCCAGGCGGAACGGGAGGCGCTGGGTTACGAGCAGTTCCTGCTGGAACTGGTCGAGCGGGAGTGTCAGGAACGGCGCGAAAAGAGGATCGCTCGCCTGTTGCAGGCATCCAAGCTTCCGCTGGAAAAGACGCTGGATAGCTTCGACCTGAAACGGTTGCCCCAGAAGGCGGCCCGACAGGCCAAGGCTCTGCTGGATGGCACGTTTCTGGACCGACGCGAGAATGTCCTCGCCTTCGGAAATCCTGGTAGCGGCAAGACTCATCTACTCTCGGCCCTCGGGCAGGAACTGATCCGGCAGGGGCGCCGTGTGGCGTTCACCACATGTGCGCGGCTGGTGCAGGATCTGCTGCGCGCCAAGCAAGCCCTGCGGCTCAGCCAGGCCATCAAGAAGCTCGCCTACTACGAAGCTCTGGTGATCGATGACATTGGCTACGTGCAGCAGAGCCGAGAGGAGATGGAGGTGCTGTTTACACTGCTGGCCGAACGCTACGAGCGCGCCAGCGTGCTGCTCACTTCCAACTTGCCATTCTCCAAATGGGAGGCGATTTTCAAGGACCCCATGACTACGGCCTCAGCCATAGACCGGTTGGTCCATCACAGCGTGATCCTCGAATTGAACATCGCCAGTTACAGGATGGAGCAGGCCAAGAAGAAGAAAGCGGAGGACGAATGACAGCGCGGCGAACAAGGAAGTTGTCATTGATTGATCTGGAGGCTCTGCCTCCAGACCTCCGGGATTTAGCGCCACCCTGCCAGCCCAGGAGAAGGACCGGAACCGCTGGGGCGGGTGAACCCCGCCCGCAGCCTGGTCTGGCCCCGGAGTCAGCGCTCAGGTTGCATCCCTGCAGAGCCTTACCCTCTGCTCCGGCCAGCACCAGTGTAGGCGAGCAAGGCCGCTACACAAAGCTTGTAGTTGTCGCCGATAGGGAGAAATAGTTGTCGCTGACCGGGCGGAATAGTTGACGCCAGACAACGAACGCAAAGGCGACTGACGGCACGGCTGGAGCGATTGGGCTGGCAAGTGATATTGAGCCCTTTGGAGAAACCTCCAGAGTCACCTCCAACCCAACGCAAAAGAGGACGACCTTGCAAATGCGCTGAACGCGGAATCGACTGTAAACACGTGCGGTTATAACCGGAGGTTTTCGAAGGACCCTCTTGCAGAGCTCAGCCGAAACCGCCTTGACTCTTTCGGTCGGATTGTGTCGGCGGGTGTTTTCTTCCAATTGCGCCTTGCCGACGCCATCTCGTCCCCTCCCCGCGCGCTCTTCCCCCATGCCTCCAGCTGACCGCCCCTGGCAGCCTCTCGTTTTTGCCTTCTTCTATTGCGGAGTTTCAGATCTGTTAGCCTGACAACCTCATCCACTGATCCGCCGTCAGTGCCAATACCCCAAACATCAGGTGCGCCATCACCTTCACCGCCCCTCTCACCCGGATCTGGCTCGCCCCGAATTTATCCTTCAACCTCGCGAGTTTGTGGAACTGTTCATCGAGGATGCTCCAGAGGCTCGAGTCGGGGGGCGTCCGACACGATCGTCGAGGCCATTGAGCACCACGACAGGGCTTTTCGTGAATTCGAGGAACTGGAGGACGACGAAAGTCCAGACTTTGGTCAGTCGAAACGCGCCTCGACTAGCGAACAATGCGCAAACCCCATCTTGAAGGCGTCCTCCGTATGCCCCCCTATGAAGTCATGCGCACGCGTGGACCTGAGGCTTGGGTGAAATGGCGGGAACTGGGCGCTGAGCATGAGCGGAGCGATCAGAGTGTGGCGGCGTTCCGCCGAGCACGTGGCCTTTGTCCATCGCACTTCTTTGCCTGGAAGAAACGTCTAATCCTGCCGGGATCGCACCTCTTCGTCGAGGTCCAGGTGATGGACGCCGGCACGGCAGTTCAACCGGCGGGCGTGCACGGTCTGGCGATCGCGAAGGTGCACGACCACGCGATTTGTAGCTCGATCCTGGGTGGCGCCGATGGACCTCGTCTCGTGCCGATTTCTCCGGGCCGACGTGCTCGCTTCGCCGATTCGGGCATCTTTGGCATGGAGCACCATCTCACCACCGTGCTCTGTCGCGACGCTTTGGCCGAAGTCACTGCGAGGGATCGTCCCCGATCCATGCTGGACGTCTGTAGTGGACCCGGCGCTCTGGCGTTGGGCGCGCTGCTGCTGGAGGTGGGCCGGACAACGGGCTCGGGGCCGCTGCCGCCAATGCCCACTGGGATCGGCTCGATCAAACAGGGTATCCTGGCCAGGCACTGCCTGCATGCGGAACAGGGCAGGCTCAAAGTCACTGTATTGGATATCGACTTCGACGCCCGCAGGGAATGGTCCCTGATGGCAGTACGGACGCAGGTAGTGGGGGGCGCCGCGGCGACCGCGCCTACGGCGGCCAGCACCGGTTTGGAGCGCCGTTTCCGATAGACGACTTGATCGCGGCAGCCTCAATGGATGTTCCGGCCGACTGCCGGGGCGGGGCATTGCGCCAACCCTCTAAGCCCTGTCGTTTGCTCTCTGGAATACGTTGTCCCAGCCGCAGCAGGGCTCCAGGTAGGGGCGTTTGATCCTGCCCAGTTGTTGGCCTTGCGATGCGCGAAACGCCAGATATGCCGTCTCAGGATCGGATTGGGGATCGATTGGGAACAGCCGCAGTGGCGCCAGTTGTCCCAAGCGCCGCGCATAGGCGTAGTGAAAGTTCGTTTCCAGCGCCGTTTCAAACGCCGACAACAGCTCAGGAGGCATCGCAGAATCCGACTGAACATACAGGCTGTAGCCGGGCGTCCCATCGCCGCGCTGCGGCGCAAGCATCCAGAACCGAGGCGCTATGCCGTGCCGAGCGAACACTTCGGCGGCAGCGCAAGCGACATGATCGCCGTTCAGTTTCTCGCCCACCAGATCCACGGTGCCGCCCTCTTTGCCGCAGAACCTCACGACCGGACACTCACCGATTCTGCCGGTGACTTCGACGATGTCGCCGATGCGATACCGGTACAGGCCACCGGATGTGGTCAGCAGAATCGAATACCTGCCGCCGACCTGAAGCTCCTGCGCAAGCCTGGGCGCGCCCGCCGATCCATCGGAGCGTTCCTCAAGAAATTCCAAAAAATGCGACGTGATCGCGAGCGCGCTTCCCGTCGCACCCCAGGGAATGCTCATCAGCCCTTCCGTCGCAATCAGGCCCTTGCCCTGAATCGCAATGTGCGGGAACAGGGCGAGCACTCCACCGACGGCGTCGCGGGCGGCCGCATCGGTCCAACAGCTAATGAGGCGAAGCTCTGGCCAAATCACTTCCGGAAGCGTTCGGCCAGCACTATTCGTACGGGTCAGGTCGGAACCGCGATGCGCGGCAAACAGACGCACGAGCTCCACGGCACGAAGTTCCTGTCCGTCCTCTCGGATCTGCTGGATGAGCGAAGGCGCCAGCCTGAGCAAGTCACTGAGCAGCAGCGTGAGAAATGAGGGATTCCAGACGGAGATGAAGCGCAGGTTGCGACACGCCAGCAGTTGGCGCAGCGTCTGGAAGCGGAACTCATCCATCGGCGAATGGGGCGGGATGGCCTCCGCCACTGCCAACGTACCGCGGACCAGGGCAGCCCTCCGGCGGCCGAAGTACTCGGTGTCCTCGCCAAAACCGACGGGGATTCCACCGGAACTCACGGTAGCCGGCGTTCCTGCCGGCGAGATCTGCCAATAGGACTTGCCAGCCAACAGTGCCGGATGCTCCAGAAAGATGCCCGCCAACCAGGGACAGATGCCGCGTTGAAACTCCCGGAGCAGCGCCGACGTGTACGGAATCAGCTTGCTTGCCGCGGTGGAACCGCTGGAACGGGCAAACGACGTGATGGGCTCGCTGGTCAGGACGGCTGGTTCCCCGGCCGCGCACCGCTCAATGTACCGCTCCATGTCGCCATACCGGCGCACTGGAACCTGCGCCTGGTAGTCCGCCACCGTGCCGATTCTGGCAAAGCCGTGGTCGCGCCCGAAGGCGGTTGCGGCATTCAGTCTGACAATCCGTAGCAGGATTCGTTTCTGCACCTCAGTCACGCGGTGCGCGCCGATCCTCCATCGCAGGGTATCGAGGATGCATGAAACAAATAGCAGCGAATTGGCGGTGATCGGGTTCAATATCCAGCCAATCTTCTGGCTGCCGCCGTGAAGTTATCCAGCCGGATGGGCGCCACACAAACCAGTTCCGTTCCGTTCTCGTGGCCCGGATTGAGGCGCTCAAAGAACAGCATTTCCGGGTCGGACCGCCGGCGATCGATCGCTTCCGCCGAGCCTGGCCGGATGCGCTGCCCTTGTTTCGGGAATTCGATGAGGCGCGTGGATGGCTGGTAGAAGTCGGCGTATCGGGCACGCCCAAACGCGTTGGCGATCTCCCACAAAGCAGCCCCACCCACTCCGGTCGGCTTCGGGGCGTACTCCTCGAAGAACAGCCGCAGAACGCGGTAAGTTCGCCACCCTTTGCAGATCAGCACCCAATACAGCTCTTCGCCGGGATAGTCAGTAAGTGTCCTGCGAAAGTAGCGGCAAATCTCTCTCGCGGTTTCGAGGGACCCGCGATGCTGCTCGCAGACGATGGTATCGCCGGAGAACACTGCAAGCACCGTGCGATCCGGCAGCGCGAGGTGCACCCGCGCCTGTGTGGAGAAGCCCACGAGATCTCCATCGCTCGAGCGCAGCAGAATGGCATGGTCCTTGGCCAGCAGGTCGCGTGCGAACTCCTCGCGTGTCACCCCGAGGTAGTGCTGATTGAGCAACGCGAACATCTGGTCACGTTCATCGGCGTTGAGGTCCGGAACCGCAACTGTGCACCCTATGGTCTTCATCGTCTCGGCTCTCCGCCCTACAATGTGGCAATCTCCAGGTGCGGAATGCGGGTTGTGGATGGCGGACTGACCGGTGGGCAGTCCCTCCAATAGACCACGTAGATATCACTGGCGACCTTCATGGCGGCCCGCTGCTCCACCACTTCACAAAATGGATGCCGATCGCATAGCCCTACCAGCAAGTAAGCGAAGCCTCTGTCGCTGTGCTCCGCGATCACGGTCTCAAGCATTGAGCGGAAGATTTCCACATCTGAGTCCCGGCTGCTCAGCAAGGCCGCATACAGGCACGGCAGGGACCGTCCTGGCGACGGCAGTCGTGGCGCCAAGCCAAAGTGCGACGCCGCATTCAGAAACGGACGCAGCGCCATCATCTTTCGTGAGTACCCATTCACCACCGTTTGTTTGAGGCCGCTCTGGTCCCACACCGCCATCGTGCCCGCGATCTCGCTGCCGCATCGGTACACAAATAAATCGGCGGTGGTGAGGCCGGGCAGTAGGTGCGACCCGGAGCCGAGGTCCTCGGGCCTGTAGACCGGCGCGAACTGCAGGCCGGTGTTGAACGCGTTGAGGCACTCGAACGCCGGTGGCAGGATTTCCGGCGCGGCACCACGGGCGACGGAATCGCTCGCGACGGACCGCCGGCGCTTGTAGAGTGGCACGAGATAGGTCTGGAGGCGGCCCACTGGAACATACAACGGCAGGCCGGCCCGCTCGGAGGTGAGGATGTGCCGGGCGGCGCTGTTGCCCTCCAGAATGGTGGTCACATAGTATTGCACCCGGGCGTCAGAGTGTAGTTCACGCAGGTACCTGTATCCTCGCGCCAGCAGCGTGGTCCTGGCCGCATCGCTCCGAACGCGAAGCGAGCTGAGATATCCCACCACGCCCTCCTGGCCATTCACAAAGGCGCGGCGGATGGCGCGCGTAGCCGTCGATGCCACGTGGCCCGTGGCAAGTTCACGGCCCACAATCACCTGAGTCGCGTCGTTGCCTATCCTGGCGGCCGCAAAAAAGTCGGGCTCTCTCTGAAGACACAGCCGGATTGGCCCATCCATGGGCGTGGACCGAAGGAGGTGGCGCAGATCGGCATCGTCCCTGAGCGTAGCCTGTTCGAGGGAGAAGCGTCGCAAATGGCCAGTCAGCCGCGCGGAATCGCGACTAACGGGTACCGCCGCAAGAGCATGCCCGCCGGCCAATGGACCGATCATGAAATTATTATACCGTTTCAGATGATAAACTCGAATTGACTGTAATAGCTTGTGAATCGTGGCAGAGCGGAGTTCCATGCGCGTCACATTGGTTTATCCCTCAATGGGCCGGCGAGTCCGCGCAGTTCAGATGCAGCCGCTGACGATTGCCGCACTCGCAGGGTTGGCGCCTGGCGACGTCAATATTCGCTTCTTCGACGATCGGTTCGAGCGCATCGACTACAACGCCCCTACGGACCTCGCCGCAATTTCCGTTCAAACGTTTGCCGCCAGGCGCGCCTACGAGATTGCGGATGAGTTTCGACGCCGCGGCATTCCCGTGGTGCTGGGAGGTTTTCACGTAACGGCGGTTCCAGAGGAAGCCGCGCAGCATGCCGATGCGGTCGTGATCGGCGCCGCGGAGGAATCGTGGCCCCGAGCGCTGGAGGACGCGCGTAACGGCAGATTGCAGCCCGTTTATCGGTCTTCCCGGCAACCCTCGCTCGCTGGTCTGCGCTATCGCCGGGAAGTTTTCACCGGAAAGCGATATTTGCGGATAGATCTTGTGGAATTCGGCAGAGGCTGTCCTTACGCGTGCGGCTTCTGCTCGGTGGCGGGATTCTTCGGATCACGGAAAGAGTGCCGGCCGGTGACAGAAGTGGTGGAGGAGATCCGACACATCCCTGGGCGATTCGTCGAGTTCGTCGACGACAATCTGATTGGCGATGTTTCCAAGGCAAAGGAATTGCTGCGCGCGTTGATTCCGTTGCGAATCCGTTGGGTTGCACAGGCCGGAATAGAATTCGCCTTCGACGATGAACTCCTGGACCTTGCCGCCGCGAGCGGGTGCGCCGGACTGCTGGTTGGTTTTGAATCGCTGAGCGAAGGCAGCTTGCGTCAGATGGGCAAGTCGGCGCGATGCAAGGCTGATGGCTTTGCGGAGGCAATCTCCAGGCTGCACGCGAGGAAGATCCGAATCTGTGCGTCATTCCTGTTCGGCTACGACGAGGACACTCCGGAGTCGTTCTCGAGGACGTTGGCGTTCGCGAATGGCCAGAAGTTCATGCTGGCCCTGTTCAACCACCTGACGCCGTTTCCCGGAACGCCGGTGTACGAACAGATGGAAGCGGAAGGCAGGCTCCGGGTTGAGCGATGGTGGCTTACGCCCGGATTTCGTTGGGGCGACGTGATTTTTGACCCGAAGCATTTCTCGGCCGGCGCGCTCGCCGATGCGTGCCGGGAGAACCGGCGCGTCTTCTACCAGCCCGCAAACATCCTGCGCCGCGCGATTTCGCCGGCCAACCGAACGCGTTTCGTCGAATCGCTGGCTCTAAATTTCCTGGTGAGGAAAGACGTGCTGGAGAAGCAGGGATTCCCACTAGGGCGAGGCCAGTCGTGATTACGTTCATTCCTCGAGGAGACATCATGTCGAAGCATCGTCGTTCCGCTATCCACCTATCGCTGCTCGCCGCGGCGCTTGCGGGCTGTGCATTCGCCGCCGCGCAGCCTGGAGAGGATCCGGCGCGCGCATCGGACTACGACGCGCTACGCCGCCTCAAATCAATTTATGAGGACGCCCTCAACAATAACGATCTGCCAAAGGTCAAACCGCTGCTTGCCGACGGCTTCAGTTGCGTGATGCTCTCGGGCGAGGAGGTGAAGACCTACGACGAGTTTGTCGCATTCTGGCAGAGAATCCGGGGTCTGATTGGAGAAGGCGGACGGTATCACGTGAAGGTTGTGACGGATCAGACCGATTTCTTTGGTGACATCGGCATCTCCCGCGGACACAACGAGGAGGAGTTTCACACCGCCGCCGGGCGCGACTACGCGATCCTGCCCCGGTGGACGGTGGTGACGCGGAAGCAGAACGGCGAGTGGAAGGTTCTGCGGGTTCAGGAAACGGTCAATCCGATTGATAACCCGGCCATCGACGACATCGTGTCGCGAACACGCATGATCTACGGCGCAGCCGGCGTCGGGGCGGGCGTGTTGCTGGGGTTCCTGGCCGGGTACGCGCTCCGGAAGAAACGGCCAGGCGCTGCCACTGCATGAAAAGGGCCTATCTCATATTGATCGACTTCGTCCTGCCGTTGCCAATGACCGCGGTGATGTACTGGCTGTGGTATCGCCGAACCGGCGATGGGCTGTTTTCACTCTATGTTCTCGCGCTGGGTGTTCTATTTGGGTACATCTTCCCGGGCATCGGGACCAATATCCTCCACCTCTGGAAGTTCAACGGGCCGTTCCGAATCAAGAACTACTTCCTACACCACGGCTTCCTCTACGCGCCGTATATGGCGCTGGTGTTCTATCTGGTGTTTGCCACTGACATGCCGCTCACGGCCGAGAACATGGTCCGAGTCGTACTCTGCGCGGGCTTTGTCCAATGCGTTCTGTCGTGTCATCACGATACCTGGGGTGTCGCCACCGGCATGATAGAGATCGCGACGGTCCCCGGCGCGGTGAAGCGCAGCCCGGTTGAAGTGGTGACCAGTTTCGGTGTGATCGGCTTCTGGCTGGTGGGCGCGACGTACTCGGCAAGCTGCCTGATGGCATACCGCGCAATCGTGCTTGGCGCGCGATCGGACTGGGCGACGTTCGCCCTCCTATTGGCGGGGGGACTTACCCTGATGGGCCTCGCCGCGCTTCAGCACCTCTTCGCTCAACGCGCGTTGGTGTTCGGCCCGGGAAGGGCCCGGAAGGGTTGAGCATGCGGATCCTGCTCATCAGCGCGAACGCACTGCGAATGAGCGATGGCCGACGTTGGTGCGAGACGCCGGCCAAGGCGGCATACGCGGCAACCACGCTCACCCTGCTGGCGGCGCTGATTCCGCCTGAGTTGGGCGCCGAAGTCGCCGTGGTCGATGAAGCGGTGGACGCGGTCCCGGACGATTTCTGGAGCGCGGACCTGGTTGGCATTAGTGCCATGACCTGCGATGCGCAACGGGCCTATCAACTGGCTGACGCCGCGCGGAGCCGGGGTGTCAAAGTCGTCCTGGGTGGGTATCATCCCACATTCATGCCGGACGAGGCGTTGCTGCACGCGGACGCCGTGGTGCGAGGTTTTGCCGAAGCGGCATGGCCGCAACTGCTCAGGGAGTTTTCCCGGGGCGCCATGCGGCCGCTGTACCAATCGGTGTGGCACGACGCATTCGCCTCAGGTGTGGCTGTGCCCCGGCGCGATCTCCTTCACCCGAGGGCGTACTCGA is a window from the uncultured Paludibaculum sp. genome containing:
- the istB gene encoding IS21-like element helper ATPase IstB is translated as MSKPRDIKKELAGYLGELYLPVMGRCYEDKARQAEREALGYEQFLLELVERECQERREKRIARLLQASKLPLEKTLDSFDLKRLPQKAARQAKALLDGTFLDRRENVLAFGNPGSGKTHLLSALGQELIRQGRRVAFTTCARLVQDLLRAKQALRLSQAIKKLAYYEALVIDDIGYVQQSREEMEVLFTLLAERYERASVLLTSNLPFSKWEAIFKDPMTTASAIDRLVHHSVILELNIASYRMEQAKKKKAEDE
- a CDS encoding 50S ribosomal protein L11 methyltransferase, translating into MRTRGPEAWVKWRELGAEHERSDQSVAAFRRARGLCPSHFFAWKKRLILPGSHLFVEVQVMDAGTAVQPAGVHGLAIAKVHDHAICSSILGGADGPRLVPISPGRRARFADSGIFGMEHHLTTVLCRDALAEVTARDRPRSMLDVCSGPGALALGALLLEVGRTTGSGPLPPMPTGIGSIKQGILARHCLHAEQGRLKVTVLDIDFDARREWSLMAVRTQVVGGAAATAPTAASTGLERRFR
- a CDS encoding GH3 auxin-responsive promoter family protein, encoding MNPITANSLLFVSCILDTLRWRIGAHRVTEVQKRILLRIVRLNAATAFGRDHGFARIGTVADYQAQVPVRRYGDMERYIERCAAGEPAVLTSEPITSFARSSGSTAASKLIPYTSALLREFQRGICPWLAGIFLEHPALLAGKSYWQISPAGTPATVSSGGIPVGFGEDTEYFGRRRAALVRGTLAVAEAIPPHSPMDEFRFQTLRQLLACRNLRFISVWNPSFLTLLLSDLLRLAPSLIQQIREDGQELRAVELVRLFAAHRGSDLTRTNSAGRTLPEVIWPELRLISCWTDAAARDAVGGVLALFPHIAIQGKGLIATEGLMSIPWGATGSALAITSHFLEFLEERSDGSAGAPRLAQELQVGGRYSILLTTSGGLYRYRIGDIVEVTGRIGECPVVRFCGKEGGTVDLVGEKLNGDHVACAAAEVFARHGIAPRFWMLAPQRGDGTPGYSLYVQSDSAMPPELLSAFETALETNFHYAYARRLGQLAPLRLFPIDPQSDPETAYLAFRASQGQQLGRIKRPYLEPCCGWDNVFQRANDRA
- a CDS encoding radical SAM protein, with the translated sequence MRVTLVYPSMGRRVRAVQMQPLTIAALAGLAPGDVNIRFFDDRFERIDYNAPTDLAAISVQTFAARRAYEIADEFRRRGIPVVLGGFHVTAVPEEAAQHADAVVIGAAEESWPRALEDARNGRLQPVYRSSRQPSLAGLRYRREVFTGKRYLRIDLVEFGRGCPYACGFCSVAGFFGSRKECRPVTEVVEEIRHIPGRFVEFVDDNLIGDVSKAKELLRALIPLRIRWVAQAGIEFAFDDELLDLAAASGCAGLLVGFESLSEGSLRQMGKSARCKADGFAEAISRLHARKIRICASFLFGYDEDTPESFSRTLAFANGQKFMLALFNHLTPFPGTPVYEQMEAEGRLRVERWWLTPGFRWGDVIFDPKHFSAGALADACRENRRVFYQPANILRRAISPANRTRFVESLALNFLVRKDVLEKQGFPLGRGQS
- a CDS encoding DUF4440 domain-containing protein: MSKHRRSAIHLSLLAAALAGCAFAAAQPGEDPARASDYDALRRLKSIYEDALNNNDLPKVKPLLADGFSCVMLSGEEVKTYDEFVAFWQRIRGLIGEGGRYHVKVVTDQTDFFGDIGISRGHNEEEFHTAAGRDYAILPRWTVVTRKQNGEWKVLRVQETVNPIDNPAIDDIVSRTRMIYGAAGVGAGVLLGFLAGYALRKKRPGAATA